A stretch of the Rosa rugosa chromosome 5, drRosRugo1.1, whole genome shotgun sequence genome encodes the following:
- the LOC133710887 gene encoding probable prolyl 4-hydroxylase 4 translates to MKKTRVSSPQLCFLFFLLSTTTFATFTVNPSKVKQISWNPRAFVYEGLLTDLECDHLISIAKSELKRSAVADNLSGQSKLSEVRTSSGMFIPKAKDHIVAGIEDKLATWTFLPKENGEDIQVLRYEPGQKYEPHYDYFADKVNIARGGHRIATVLMYLTDVAKGGETVFPLAEEIHRRKAAEPDASLSDCAKKGIAVKPRRGDALLFFSLHPNAVPDENSLHAGCPVIEGEKWSATKWIHVDSFDKILDTGGNCTDLNESCDRWAALGECTKNREYMVGSAGLPGYCRRSCKVC, encoded by the exons ATGAAGAAGACTAGGGTTTCTTCGCCTCAGCTctgcttcctcttcttccttctctcaACCACCACCTTTGCCACCTTCACCGTCAACCCCTCCAAAGTGAAGCAGATCTCATGGAACCCCAG AGCTTTCGTGTACGAAGGTTTGCTCACCGACTTGGAATGCGATCACTTGATCTCCATT GCGAAATCGGAGCTGAAGAGATCGGCCGTCGCCGATAACTTGTCCGGTCAGAGCAAGCTCAGCGAGGTACGCACCAGCTCCGGCATGTTCATCCCCAAGGCCAag GATCATATTGTTGCTGGTATAGAGGACAAGCTTGCAACATGGACATTTCTCCCAAAAG AGAATGGAGAAGACATACAAGTATTGAGATATGAGCCTGGGCAGAAATATGAACCACACTATGATTACTTTGCTGACAAGGTCAATATTGCGCGGGGTGGACATCGTATAGCAACTGTACTTATGTATCTTACTGATGTGGCCAAAGGTGGTGAAACAGTGTTTCCTCTAGCAGAG GAAATTCACCGCCGAAAGGCTGCAGAACCAGATGCGAGTCTCTCTGACTGTGCAAAGAAAGGAATTGCAG tGAAACCACGAAGAGGAGATGCCCTTCTTTTCTTCAGTCTCCACCCAAACGCAGTTCCAGACGAAAACAGTCTCCATGCGGGGTGCCCAGTGATTGAAGGTGAGAAATGGTCAGCGACAAAGTGGATTCATGTTGACTCATTTGACAAGATCTTGGATACCGGTGGGAACTGCACAGATCTAAATGAGAGTTGTGACAGATGGGCTGCCCTTGGGGAATGCACCAAGAACCGAGAGTATATGGTTGGATCTGCTGGCCTTCCTGGCTACTGTAGGAGGAGTTGTAAGGTGTGTTAG